The Bacteroidota bacterium region TGGCGCTCTTCTGAGGGGCTGCCAATTCAACTTCGTTTAAAAGCGTCGTCGCGGTGTTCACATTATTTTGTGCCTGATCCGCACGCGCTTTCAGCTCGGCATTTCCCGGTTCGCGTGCGCTTGCCGCTTTTGCTTCCGGTAAGCTAATGGCGTTGAGGAGCACTTTTGCTGTTCCGATTTTAAGAAGGAGATTTGTCGGATCCTGTTCTCTGCCTTTGTTAAAGATAATTGATGCTGAATCAGGGTTGTCGCTCAGTAACAAGTTCTCACCAAAATAATAATAGTTCAATCCGTTTGCCGGCTCTCTTGAAATAAGTGCTTTATACACTTCGGTCGCGGATTCGTATTGTTCGTTTTCAGTTAGTTTTCTTGCCTCATCGAGTGTTTGTGCTGTGAGCGCAAGTCCTGTTCCAACCAAAAAATAAAACAGAATGATCGTTTTTTTCATTTTATTCAAGAATTGACTTTAATAATCCGTATTGGCATTGTTGCCGGCAGCATTCCCATCAAACGCACGAGGCGTTGTCCCTGATCGCCGACCGCGAAGGAAGCAAAGCCTGTGCCAAGACCGTTTCTGCTCTCACGGATAACAATTAAAACGTCACGGATAAATGGATATTGTTTGAGTGCAATGTAAGCCTGATAGGGCTTATAATATTCTTTTTCGAGTGTTGTATCCGCCGAAGAAACCTCTACAACTTTCACCTTTTGGAGGAATGCGTTGACTTGCGCATCGTCTTTATCGCTGATCCAATTCACACTCACAACTCCGAGCGCATGAGGATTTTTGCTTACATATTCAATTACATCCGCATTGGAGTTTGTGGCGGACCAATTTTGTGGAAGCGGAGTTTTCAGATGAAATGTTTCTTTCAGATAGCGGGAATTACTCGAACCGTTGTTATCAAAAACAATACGGATCGAATCAAGTTTTGATTTCGGGTTAAGTTGTTTCCAGGTTTGTGTTTGTCCTGAAAACATTTTACCGGCCTGTTCGAATGTAATTAGTGTATCCGGGTTATCCGGATTTGTCACTAAGGCTACAGCGTCAATGGCAAGTTTGTTCACTCTTGGAATTATTTTTCTTCCGTCAAAATATGCGGACTCGTCTTTGTTCAAAGGTCTGGCAACTACCGCTAGTCTGACGGAATCATTTTTCATCAATTCATTGAACACATCTGCTTCAGGAAGGTATTTGACGCGAATGTTCGCGTACTTGTAAATTTTCATGAAGGTGTCGATCTGCACCTGGAGTAATGGTTTGTAGGATTCATCGACAAGGATCAGGATGTCTCCTGAGGTCGGCGTATCGGTATATTCCGGTTTTTTGGAATCCGAGGAACAGGAAAAAGAAAATACGGAGCCGATGACGGCAAGCAAAAGCAGATTTATTTTAAAACTGGATTTCATGATCCGCGGGATAATTACATTCTTCCTCTAAACAATTTATTGGCTCTCCAGATGGCATAGGCAAGAAAAACAGATCCCAAAATAACCCTGTTCAACCTGGCCAGATCAAAGGGAGCCCAAACAAATATCAGGATTATTCCCGCAAGGGCATAGACTAAAATCATGAGGACGCTAAAAAAAAAACGAAATCTGTCCGCAAATGATTTGCGCTCGTCCATTCTATAAGTGCAGAGGATTATTTCAGGGTAAAATTAACCGGCAGGTTGTATTGAACCTGTACGTTCCGGCCATTCTGACGACCCGGTTTCCAATCGGGCATGGATCTGACGACGCGTAACGCTTCTTCGTCACAACCGCCCTGAATTCCGCGCAGCACCTTTGCTTCTTTGATTTTGCCGTCTTTATCCACAACAAAGGTAACATACACCCGTCCCTGGATGCCATTTTCACGAGCAACGGGAGGGTATTTGATGTTTCTTTGCAGATATTCGAAGAGTTTTTCTTCGCCTCCTGGGAATGTTGGCATTTCCTCAACTACGGTAAAGACCTTGCCTTCGTCCGGGTCGGCAACAACAGGGTTTTCGGGCGGTAAATCCACGATGTCTTTAGATCCCTCTTGTGTTTGCGTTGAAACCTGAATGTCTTTAACCTCTTCCTGTGTTGGCGGAGGCTCTTGGGCTTCTTCGTCTTTTACAACTTTTGGAGGGGTAAATTTGATCGTTTGTTGAACAGGGGGTGGAGGAATAACAGGTGGGGGTGGAGGAGTGGTCTTGTCAATTGGTGGTGGTTCAGCGAGTGTTACAACTTCTGTAACCGCAGTCTTGCTGCTCAATTTTACTTTTGAAAGCACCTCTAACAATTTGGGTACACCAACAATCACGACAATACCGGCAACAGAATACAACAGCGCCATAAGTACTCTCCGCTGATATTTCTTGCGGATAACATAGGCACCGTATTCTTTATTACGTTCGGCAAATACCAGTTCTACCCGCTCAGGGTTCACTGCATTGTCCCATCCAAGAATTCTCATTCTATACAGAATTATTTGGTGTTCTTGATTAACTCTCTTTCTGAATCTGATAAATCAACAATCGCATACCGGCCCACGTTGCAGATCAGCATTTCGTCCAGGATATCTACCAGGTTTTTGTATTTCGATTTTTCATCGGGCTTTATCAAAACGATAACCCCGGCTTTGTCGCCTTTTACAGCGGCTTTGTGTTTTTTAATTTCGTCTTCTTTATCCGGAATGAGGCCTCTTTTGACGGAGTCTTCAACCATTTTTACTTTGTCAACAACCAGCTTGTTTCTTTCCAGAAGCATTGTACGGATACTGTTCGGGCCTGACTGTGAAAAATCGGCAAGGTTGGTTACGGGTGGTTGGGATGGGTCATCCATACCAACATACCAGATAATTCTATCATTTTCGGTCAACAGAATAGATACGGTTTGAGATGCCGGAACTTTTGTTCTTTCAGAATCCTCAACTTTGTCTTTCACGGGCATTGTGATGTCCATTGTTTTCGGCTTACTGAAAGTCGTCGTAAGGATGAAGAAGGTGAGCAGCAGGAACGCAAGATCCACCATCGGCGTCATGTCGATGTGGGTGGAAGATTTCTTGGCCCGGACCTTTTTATGTTTACCCTTTTCCTGGCCGCCGTCCGACTGTTGAACTTCTGACATTGTTTATCTATCCTTTTTATTTGTTTCAGGTTTCATGTGAAACAAAGGGTTGATCTATATTATTTTTTTGCAGGAGCAACATCTCCTGCGCTCTCCAAATTTGTGATGAGCGCAAAACGATTTGCCTTATTGTCCTGGAGAGTAGTAATTACACGTTTAATCGTAGGAATGTCCGCGTCCTGGTCGCCTTTGATTGCAATGCTATGACGTGGTGCTACCGTTCTGGCGGCATTGATCCAGAAAGTCAACTCATTGTTTGTTGAATCGCTTGGGATACCCGGTGTCGCGTCGTTCATTGTTTTTCTTTTCGCTTCATCTGCGCCGAGGTATTCTTTCAACATTGTACTTGGCATACCAACAGACGATAACACAGAAAATCTTTTTTTCTCTTTTTCATCAAAGGTAAGATTGAAACGAGAGGCTATTTTATCGAGGATGTCCATTCGGGTTTGTTGTCCTTCGACATTGAAGAACACCCGGCCTTTGCCGTCAACAGTAAGTAAAATCACTCCTTTGTCGGGCAACGGAATTTCGCTGATGGAAGAGGGCTGGTCAACAATGACCGGTTCGTCCGGGCGAAACTTGGTGGTGAGCATGAAAAATGTCACCAGCAGGAAAGCCAGGTCGACCATTGGGGTCATGTCCAGCGAAGGAGACTTTTTGGGAACTTTAATCTTCGGCATTACCTGAAATTACTTTCTAGAGTCAGAAACTGATAAATTCCATACGGGAGTTTCCCGAAGATCTTAGTTTTCTTTGTAACGAGCGGCAAACGACTGAACGATACTGTAGCCGGCCTCGTCAATACCGTAAGTGATACTATCGATACGGCTGGTGAAGAAGTTGTACATGATGATCGCAAGTGCTGATGTACCGATACCGAGAGCTGTATTGTTCAGCGCTTCAGAGATACCTGTTGAAAGAGCAACTGCGTCCGGAGCACCGGATGTAGCGATCGCCGAGAAGGCGCGAATCATACCCATAACCGTTCCAAGAAGACCGAGGAGGGTCGCGATGGAAGCGATGGTAGAAATGATGACAAGGTTTTTAGAAAGCATTGGAAGCTCCAGGGTTGTAGCTTCTTCCAGTTCCTTTTGGATTCCAAGCAGTTTACGCTCTTTGTCCAGATTTTTATCGGCTTGCATTTGACGGTAACTGTCAAGCCCGGCATTCACAACATTTGCAATAGAGCCGCGTTGCTTAGCGCATTCCGCTTTTGCAGCATCAATATTACCGTCAGCCATCAGGGTACGGATTCGTTGAATGAAGCTTTCAATATTTCCTGTTCCTTTTGATTTTCCAATCGTAATGAATCGTTCGATTGAAAAAACAATAGTTGTAATAAAGGTGCCCATCAAAATCGGAACAAGAAAACCGCCCTTATACATGGTGGCCATGATATGGTTGGGAAGCGGGTTTTTGTTGATATCACCGTCTTCGAAACCGGACGGGTCGCCCATGATAAATTTCCAGATCGCGAAACCGATACCAATAGCAATCGGAATAACTGCAGCTGCAAGAATCGATTGAATGCTTCCTCCTTTGGATGACGAGTTGCTCATGAGTGTACTGATTTGTTTGAGTTTTTTATATGTTAATGAGGCAAATAAACGTATGAGAAATAATTAAATTCTCAGATTTATTAATTTTTGGGACGACAATAATAGGAAATTCCCGTTAAATCCAAAATTGCCGGTCAGGATTTCGATGCTATTTAACCGAACCGTGACAAATACACCCGAATAAGCTTGTTTTTAAGATCGCCTATTCTTGAATCGAAGTCAATATGATCCGGGAAAAGGGGGAATTTTCCCGAAAATGTAATTTGGTTTTATTCAGGATCGGATAATTTCTGCACCTGAAATCACCCGGGAACATCTACAATTCAAATCAGGCCCGCCAGTATTCCCGGTGCAATTCCCAGAACAAGAGCCGCCAGAGAGGTCAGGGCAAGGAGTATTCCGAAAAGAGGGTTAACAGCTATTTCCTGTGTTTCATCATCGGTTTTGAAAACCGCTATGATCACCCTGAAATAGTAAAACACCCCGATAAGTGAGCCCAGGATGGCAAGCAATACCAGCCCGATGTAGCCATTTTGAATCGCGGAGGAGAAGATAT contains the following coding sequences:
- a CDS encoding substrate-binding domain-containing protein, whose protein sequence is MKSSFKINLLLLAVIGSVFSFSCSSDSKKPEYTDTPTSGDILILVDESYKPLLQVQIDTFMKIYKYANIRVKYLPEADVFNELMKNDSVRLAVVARPLNKDESAYFDGRKIIPRVNKLAIDAVALVTNPDNPDTLITFEQAGKMFSGQTQTWKQLNPKSKLDSIRIVFDNNGSSNSRYLKETFHLKTPLPQNWSATNSNADVIEYVSKNPHALGVVSVNWISDKDDAQVNAFLQKVKVVEVSSADTTLEKEYYKPYQAYIALKQYPFIRDVLIVIRESRNGLGTGFASFAVGDQGQRLVRLMGMLPATMPIRIIKVNS
- a CDS encoding energy transducer TonB, with translation MRILGWDNAVNPERVELVFAERNKEYGAYVIRKKYQRRVLMALLYSVAGIVVIVGVPKLLEVLSKVKLSSKTAVTEVVTLAEPPPIDKTTPPPPPVIPPPPVQQTIKFTPPKVVKDEEAQEPPPTQEEVKDIQVSTQTQEGSKDIVDLPPENPVVADPDEGKVFTVVEEMPTFPGGEEKLFEYLQRNIKYPPVARENGIQGRVYVTFVVDKDGKIKEAKVLRGIQGGCDEEALRVVRSMPDWKPGRQNGRNVQVQYNLPVNFTLK
- a CDS encoding biopolymer transporter ExbD encodes the protein MSEVQQSDGGQEKGKHKKVRAKKSSTHIDMTPMVDLAFLLLTFFILTTTFSKPKTMDITMPVKDKVEDSERTKVPASQTVSILLTENDRIIWYVGMDDPSQPPVTNLADFSQSGPNSIRTMLLERNKLVVDKVKMVEDSVKRGLIPDKEDEIKKHKAAVKGDKAGVIVLIKPDEKSKYKNLVDILDEMLICNVGRYAIVDLSDSERELIKNTK
- a CDS encoding biopolymer transporter ExbD gives rise to the protein MPKIKVPKKSPSLDMTPMVDLAFLLVTFFMLTTKFRPDEPVIVDQPSSISEIPLPDKGVILLTVDGKGRVFFNVEGQQTRMDILDKIASRFNLTFDEKEKKRFSVLSSVGMPSTMLKEYLGADEAKRKTMNDATPGIPSDSTNNELTFWINAARTVAPRHSIAIKGDQDADIPTIKRVITTLQDNKANRFALITNLESAGDVAPAKK
- a CDS encoding MotA/TolQ/ExbB proton channel family protein, coding for MSNSSSKGGSIQSILAAAVIPIAIGIGFAIWKFIMGDPSGFEDGDINKNPLPNHIMATMYKGGFLVPILMGTFITTIVFSIERFITIGKSKGTGNIESFIQRIRTLMADGNIDAAKAECAKQRGSIANVVNAGLDSYRQMQADKNLDKERKLLGIQKELEEATTLELPMLSKNLVIISTIASIATLLGLLGTVMGMIRAFSAIATSGAPDAVALSTGISEALNNTALGIGTSALAIIMYNFFTSRIDSITYGIDEAGYSIVQSFAARYKEN